In Oncorhynchus clarkii lewisi isolate Uvic-CL-2024 chromosome 16, UVic_Ocla_1.0, whole genome shotgun sequence, one genomic interval encodes:
- the LOC139367630 gene encoding thyrotropin-releasing hormone receptor-like has product MENTTDTSQDVLNFTQSEVLINMPQNSIEVQVITIVLALLICGVGIAGNIMVVLVVLRTKHMMTPTNCYLVSLAIADLVVLLAAGLPNISEVVDSWIYGYAGCLCITYLQYLGINVSSCSITAFTIERYIAICHSIKAQFICTVSRAKRIIACVWIFTSLYCIMWFFLVDTNETVYADGVVVSCGYRVSRNLYMPIYFLDFTLFYVIPLIVATVLYGLIAKILFMSPLPTNLNDRSEGSIHQGRSTSNVKVSCKSNKGAVTSRKQVTKMLAVVVILFALLWMPYRTLVVVNSFMDPPYLNTWFLLFCRMCIYVNSAINPIIYNLMSQKFRAAFKKLCKCKGQDPEKVTKYSVPVYYSVMKDSSRESHEQTEQEDVSVKSVNFTDDCGDTGTMFSIA; this is encoded by the exons ATGGAGAATACTACTGACACCTCTCAAGATGTCTTAAATTTCACACAGAGTGAAGTTCTGATCAATATGCCACAGAACTCCATTGAAGTGCAAGTTATAACAATTGTTCTTGCACTTCTAATATGCGGTGTTGGGATAGCGGGGAATATAATGGTGGTGTTGGTTGTGCTGCGCACCAAGCACATGATGACCCCTACTAACTGTTATCTTGTCAGTCTGGCTATTGCGGACCTTGTCGTCCTTCTAGCGGCAGGTTTACCTAATATTTCTGAAGTAGTCGACTCTTGGATATACGGTTACGCTGGGTGCCTTTGCATCACATACCTGCAATATCTGGGTATTAATGTATCATCCTGCTCCATCACAGCCTTCACCATTGAGCGTTACATTGCTATCTGCCACTCCATCAAGGCGCAATTTATTTGCACCGTGTCTCGGGCGAAGAGGATCATTGCCTGTGTGTGGATTTTCACCTCGCTGTACTGCATAATGTGGTTCTTTTTAGTGGACACGAACGAAACCGTCTACGCCGATGGGGTGGTGGTCAGCTGTGGCTACCGTGTCTCAAGAAACCTCTACATGCCAATTTACTTTCTAGACTTTACTTTGTTTTACGTCATTCCTCTCATTGTGGCTACTGTACTGTACGGTCTTATCGCAAAGATTTTATTTATGAGCCCCTTGCCAACCAATCTCAATGACAGAAGTGAAGGTTCTATACACCAGGGGCGATCCACCAGCAACGTGAAGGTTTCGTGCAAATCGAACAAGGGTGCAGTGACGTCAAGAAAACAG GTTACAAAGATGCTAGCAGTGGTGGTGATTCTTTTCGCCTTGCTCTGGATGCCATACCGGACACTGGTGGTGGTCAACTCTTTCATGGACCCACCCTACCTCAACACGTGGTTCTTGCTCTTCTGCCGCATGTGCATCTACGTCAACAGCGCCATCAACCCTATCATCTACAACCTCATGTCTCAGAAGTTCCGGGCCGCCTTCAAAAAGCTTTGCAAGTGCAAGGGCCAAGACCCAGAGAAAGTTACCAAGTACAGTGTGCCAGTGTATTACAGTGTCATGAAAGACTCTTCCCGTGAGAGCCATGAGCAGACAGAGCAGGAGGATGTCAGTGTTAAGAGTGTCAACTTCACAGATGACTGTGGGGACACTGGCACTATGTTCAGCATTGCCTGA